The following proteins come from a genomic window of Microtus ochrogaster isolate Prairie Vole_2 unplaced genomic scaffold, MicOch1.0 UNK1, whole genome shotgun sequence:
- the LOC106144288 gene encoding vomeronasal type-1 receptor 54-like → MNKINKLSHNTKVRNTIYFEAGIGVAGNSFLVLFHILRLVHGQRSRLTDLPIGLLALIHMLMLIAMSFLTTDIFMPRRRWGDTTCKFLMFSYRYLRSLSLCASSLLSILQAITLSPRSSCLAKFKCKSPRYMLGCLLFLSVVYASISFPLLSYVIVTPNLTSSSLIYLTESCSLVPMSSFVRHTFYTSLVVRDAIFVGLMAFSSGYMVTLLYKHKKQSQLLHSTRLSLKAFPEQRATWTILYLMSFFVVMYTLDNFLAYLRLRSDDPVIYCMLILIGHSYATVSPFLVLSTERSLISAFKSMYARTVNMYG, encoded by the coding sequence atgaataaaatcaataaacTGTCCCATAACACTAAGGTAAGAAACACCATTTATTTCGAAGCTGGAATTGGAGTCGCAGGCAACAGTTTCCTTGTTCTCTTCCACATCCTCAGGCTCGTTCATGGGCAGAGGTCCAGACTCACTGACCTGCCCATTGGTCTCTTGGCTCTAATCCACATGCTGATGCTGATAGCCATGAGTTTTCTAACTACAGACATTTTTATGCCTCGGAGGAGATGGGGTGACACCACATGCAAATTTCTTATGTTCTCGTACAGGTATTTAAGGagcctctctctctgtgcctctagCCTGCTCAGCATCCTCCAGGCCATCACCCTCAGTCCCAGAAGCTCCTGTCTAGCCAAGTTCAAGTGTAAATCTCCACGCTACATGCTAGGTTGCCTTCTTTTCCTCAGTGTCGTCTATGCGTCCATTAGCTTTCCCCTCTTATCATATGTGATTGTGACCCCTAATTTGACCTCATCTAGTCTTATCTACCTCACCGAATCTTGCTCTCTTGTACCCATGAGCTCCTTTGTCCGGCACACATTTTATACATCTTTAGTTGTCAGAGACGCCATCTTTGTAGGTCTCATGGCCTTCTCCAGTGGGTACATGGTGACTTTACTGTATAAACACAAGAAGCAGTCACAGCTTCTCCACAGCACCAGGCTTTCCCTTAAAGCATTCCCAGAACAAAGAGCCACATGGACCATTCTGTACCTCATGAGTTTCTTTGTTGTGATGTATACCTTGGACAACTTCCTTGCCTACTTAAGGCTCAGAAGTGATGATCCCGTGATTTATTGCATGTTGATTCTCATAGGCCATAGCTATGCCACAGTCAGTCCTTTTCTGGTCCTCAGCACTGAAAGAAGTTTAATTAGCGCTTTTAAATCCATGTACGCAAGGACAGTAAACATGTATGGCTGA